CACTCAAATGTGATGACGCTCAATTATGGGGAGGTTTACGTGCTTTAGTTTgactcaaatttaattacatggTATTATGGAATTTATATGACATCCCACCGCTCACACATATTCACTTTGACTGGGATCCTCTCCGTCACTTTAGTTCTGGGTTGGCATGGGAATTAATTATGATGCGCCCTAACTTGCTCGGTGCTCggtttaaatgaaatgtaataattTTCGTTGAAGGATTTTAATTTGGAATTTGAACATTGTGCACAACATAAATTTCCAGCCCTGTGGATCCCACAGTGAAAGGAATGTTTATCTACGCCTGCCTAACCAGGACATCATAAACTCGAATTTGCCAGCACTCAGTTTCCAACCAAAGTTGCCAGGCGGCAGGTGTATGTTTTTCATACTAGAGAGATTTCATATCGTTAAGGTGTACTGAAGCTCGAAGAGATTTGctatatagatagatagataatattaaatattatctatCAAAGAAAATGGTGTATTATTGGTTATTTTACAGgaattaataatacaaaaactCAACAAATACAGATAATGTCGTTGATGAGATTTCTCTTTGCTTTGCATTGCGGGTGAGAGAGAATAAGCTTTAATAACACTTGAATACGTGTTTATTAACCgcataatacaaataaaacaaagagAAAGCTAAGTCGTGTtacccgactatcagataccccttactcagctAGCGGAAGTGCGAATTTtaaattgacatttttttggaggtttgtggccgttagaaaaaaaacaaatttacagTACACCTACACCTACAGAATATtttcttaacaaaaaaaaaaaaatccagtATTTGTATACAAAGAGCGATGAATATTCTCTgtaaagagagagagaactTTTTTTATCAGCTGATAGCCCGACGATGACTTTCAGAATGTTTTGACTTAAAAGCTTTTCTTGCCTCTTTTCTCTTCAGTCATAAAGAAGTTCCGACCGAGTGTCGATCTTTTGccgatttttaaataaataacaatcaaataaataacaataaataaataagaaaaaatattttatggaaaACACtgaaaaagtagaaaaaatgGGACATAAGACGATCCTGGACTTAAACCACTATGGTTTCTATGAGttacttaaacaaataaaaaaaaattgtgaacAAATAAACCCGCATGAAACACTGGAAGAAATTAAGTACCGtgatttcataaattttatcAGGAGCTGCAAACAGTTTCAAGTTCTGTTTTATATGTGGGATAAAGTCTTGTACAGACGATTATTTATACCCTATTTAACTTTCGCGAGTGACGTATACATCGACTTCGATGAACTTTACACACGACTTAATAGCTTCACCCCCAAGATAAAGGAAACCTATTATAGATCCGTATATCTTGCTATTCAAGAGAATGAGAACTTGAAGACTGTTGAGCTGAAATACCATGCAGAAAAATATTACAGTGAGCACATGGAGGTATTTTCATTTGTAATGAATGAGCTTAGGAAAAAGAAGAGTATAGAAGTTTTAAAGCTCGATAATCCTGGTGAGTAAAACGAACAAACAATAATACTTATTTATCAGTATGAGCAGCTAAGTGTGGTAAAGATCTATTGAGCTCTAAACTTGAATGAACTAAACAAATGTACCCCACAATTCTGGAATCTAATGTGCTCCCTTTATTCAGTGTACACCATCGATGACCTTTCGGGATTCGGAAACCTCATTGAACTCATTTTACATGCGAGAGTGGACGTTGAAGAGTTTTGTAGATGCTGCTCCAATAACCGAAACTTGAGGAAACTTACTGTTCTCAGCAACGATCTGATGGGAGGGCGCTTGGCCAATATTGCACAATATTGCAGTCAAGTGAGgcgatttgaatttgaaatgaaacCCGACTGCGATGCCTCAGAATATGCACCACTGGCCAAAATGTCCATGCTGGAACAGTTGAAGATTTCTGGAGTACACGAACCGGGCACCTTAAAGCCACTTTTTCAAGCACTGGCCAATAGACAATCCAAGGCATTTACAATCCTATCCATTGATAATGCTCTTTTAAATTTTGAGGACACAACGGCTTTATCTCAGATCGAACTACTAAGGGACTTAAGATGTGGCTTTGTGGACCCCCAAAGTTTTGAGCCCATTTCCAAATTGTGTTACCTGCAATATTTGGAAGTACTTTCAGAACATGATTTTAGAACAATTTCACAGCATATGTGCAGAATTCTTAAAGatgaaaagtgggaaaaaaaaattctccTCAAAGACtgctatatatattatagatCAAAGGGGCATCTGGGCCTTGTACTTAACAATGTTAATGCCTCAGATTATGCTGGCTTGTTGACGGTTCCACATTTAAAAAGCCTCGAAATTAAAGGCGTTTATGAACCAGGTTCCCTCGTTGAACTCTTCAAAATGCTGGATTTTGTTAAATTGTCCAGTCTGACGATAGGCACACTGAAACCCTTTACAAGTGATTATGAAATCCTTATTAAAAAGGGCTGGAAGTTAAGAAGCCAAATCGTACCGACGATCAATGCAGAGGAAACATTAGCACTGTCGACCAGCAGGGGCCTAAAGAATTTAGTTTGTGGCTTCTCAGATACCACGAACATCCATCTTCTGCAAAACCTCATAGAACTTGAAGAGCTGGTCGTTACCACCAAACCACCGAATGGCTCATTACTGGCTCTCTTCCGGGCTTTGGCGTCTAGGGATGTGTCATGCCTTCAATCTTTCCGTTTGTCATCAGGACTAATTGATTCTTTGGAAGCTGAGGAGTTGTCGCGAATAAAGTCTttgaaaaaagtgaaatgcgGGTTTGTAGACCCTCGGGACATCGAGAAATTTTCTGACCTCGCTTCTGAAAACCTTGATGAACTTAAAATTACGTCAAGCCAAAATTTCCACGAAACGTCACGTGGTATCTTAAAAGTTTTAGAGTCCTCAAACAAGAAAATCTGCTTTTCCACCAATGACATAATAATATATGCAGATCGCAGAGTTAAGTATATGGGCCTTCAAATGAGTATTTTTGAAAGTTACAAGGACGATACCTGGCTGGTTCCCATAGCTAGTGTGAAATGGGTGGAACACCTTTGCATAACTCTGAAACGAGGCAGTTTAAGCCATTTTTTTAACTCTCTATCTTTAACCAATGACAATCTGacgaaaattgaaatattcgGTGGTTCTCTTGAGCTTAACGAGACGCAGGAATTAGTCAATTTGAGATctttaaaagaattttatgGCACATTTACCAACTTAAGAAGCATCGAACATTTGCGACATTTAATCTATATCGGAATTGGTGGTAACCGATTTCCAGAGAATATGGTTGACATTTTTGATTCCATTAAAGAAGAGCTTACCATCAGTGTAATGAAAAGAGAAATAAGTTTCAACACTACAACTGGTCGGCTAACACTTTATGACGTACTTTCATTGGATTTTTCCACTGTGTCCACAGATATTGCTTCACTAGCATGTCTCAAGGACTTAAAGTCCGTTCGAATTGTTGGGAAAAATAATGGAAGAtcattgcaattatttttgggCCATCTAGCCTCAAAACAAAGTGCCGCTCTTCAGGAAGTGATCGTAGAAACTGAGAAGGATGAAATGGAGTCCAGCGTTGTAACACTCAGCTCACTTGAGTTAAAGGAAGTGTCAGCAATGAAGTCTCTGCGGACTCTGAAATGTGGATTCGCTATTCCCGAGGACCTTGAAATGCTGTCTACTTTACCAGAGCTGACTTGCCTTGTTGTTGGCTTAAATGAAGTAGATGTTTTGAAAAGCCTTCTGGGGAAATtctctttaaataatttctcaGTTCCAAGCCAATTGCCTAACCAGGGAATAATTTCATTCGAAATTCGATCgcaacaaatattaattaatgaaattattatatcAAAGAATAAAGGTGATACTTACCTTTTGggatttttacaatttttgattttggcaaACGGACCCGGTCTAAAAAAACTGCTCATTAAAGGTGCGCCAATTGAGCGAAAGGAAGCCgatgaaatttcaaaaatggAGTCATTGGAAAAGCTTTATTACAGATTTTCTGACTTACAAGACATCAAAGGTCTTTTGAAACTATCTGAATTGACAACCCTTATAATTGGGTGCCGAAGTGCTCCTATGTTGAGTACAGTAGAGCATGAGGAGAAAACTTTAATGACGCGAATACCAGATCACATTTTCCAAGAACTTATGCCATCATATTTTAAAGGATCCAAGGCAGTTGCTTATCATTTGGACCGCCAAAGATTGGTGATTGAGTTGCCACGTGAAGTATACTCCTTAAAAGCTATATTTGATCCTATGCCAGAGGGATACATACATGCTCTCCAGGAGCTGGTCATAACCTACAGATATCTAGACATAGAAGAGGTCAAAAGTATAACGCAAATCGTATCATTAAGAAAACTTAGATGCGGATTTCGGCATGCCATTAGTTTTTCCCATGTGCGTAGTCTCACAAATCTTGAATGCTTGAAAGTCAAGTCGTATCCGCAATTCACGGATATATATGATCATCTTGTGGCGTCTTTGCAAGAATGTCACAATCTTCAATCCATTGACTTGCATTTCAATGCTCGTGTGCAGTTAATCAGCTGCGATTTTGTGGAGCGAGCAATCCAAGCACTGAAGTTAGCCAGAGATCCAAAGGTTCAGAGTCCGCTGAGGTTAAGCTGCTTTGTTAGTCTAGTTTTCCTTGAACCGGTAAGAAAAGTTGTGAGCTATGTTTACGTAATTGATGAAACTACCTACTTTTTTGCAGAATGCTTTCATTGATGAAGAGTTTTTGAGCCTGTCCATTAACAGATTGCAGAAAGATGAGGACTTGTGGATATATTATGAAACGAGACCCCATGACTAAcgatatatatatgaataataattagacatgtactttttattttataatcttATCTTATttgttgtatgtgtatgtactaTACGTCGTAGTACTTAGACGCCAGCTCCGAGTTCTGTTAATGAACATGgcgggaaaataaaaacttagGCACATTTCTAGCAAACTCGGCAATAAATGGCATAATGAAGGAATTAATGAGTGGACGAGGGACAGTGGAAAACCGAATGGGGAAAAActggagaagcagcagcgggGACGaacttatgcaaatgcaaatgaaaattaatttaatccGCAGTACGAgtaaattttccattttaatttaattacatggACACTGCCTACGTGAGCGACAGCTAaccaaaggcaaaaaaaaactgaaaaaaggcaaggaaatcaaataaaaaacggaCACTTTCAAGCAACCATTTTTCCCTCCAACtgagtttccttttttttttcggatgggtgggtggctgggcgtTGGCCCAACTATGAAATGCTCGTGTGTCCACTTAAAGCCAATTGGGTAATTATTTTAAGCCGCAACGTTCATTTGGCCTAGATGTGGAAATTATGAAGGTTTCGGTCCTTGGGCTGTTCATTTAATTGGGGCGATTTTCCAGAGTCCTTgcttatgaaattaaaatgcaattttcattaAGGCGCCGCATCTCCCTCAACTCCGTTCGCCGTTCGCCTTATTTAATTATCCATTCCGCCTACAAGGGCTCCTCGCTAATAGCGAAATAAGCTCGGATCGGACAGGCAGAAAGAAATGAGGCAGTCAGAGAGTCGGACAGTTAGACAGTTGGACAGTCGGAAAATAGAAGGGACATTCATTGCCAATGGGCAGATGAGGAGCAAgtcaaaataacaaattaattagcaAAAAAGCAATTATTCCTTCCTGCGTTCTGTGCGCTTTCGAATCCATTTGCCCCATGAGCACAATTGAATGGGAAATTACATTTAGCATCAAGTCGAAACAGAGACAAGCATTCAAACTGTCTGCCTAAAAAGATCTAGTATTATTATTGGTAAcacaaaacaattttgtaaatttatatcatTGTGTAGCATAAAACACACTTggttaattatatatttttggaaaaaactaaaaacattgCCAAATTAATATAGCTAACTACTTATACTTTGTTGAAAGAACTTGTGCCCTCGCCAAAGGGAGAGGCAATTAAGGTGAATCGTTGATCACCCCCCTTTTTGTCAACCAAGGGTTGATgtacagcaacagcaacataagCATAAACAGATTAGAGGACACacaacattttccactttttatggttttatatatacatagaaACCCATTCCATACGCCATCCTTGCCCACAACACGGCATTCCAGCTGGACATTGGGGATGGGACATTGGGCTCGCAACATTGCAAAGTGGTAGCGACATTACGAGTATGTAAGAAAAATGCTAAATAAGCGCTTAATGCATAATCTGCAGCAAGgcattacacacacacagaaagcAGGGATAACTGCTGCGCCATCGCACGAACCCCATTCCGACCCCCATCCCCCGCCCATTCCCCGCCCACTGACcatccccccatcccccaGCGCAATCCTCTGACAACGGCTTGGTCTGCCGCCGTACTGGCCCGACCAGATATGGCCATAATGTATGACTGCCATTTTATATGcgcctttgaaaaatgtgctgACACTCTGAGCCGAAGCAGGAGCCCTACACTGGaacaaaaactgtatgtgcaaTAAGAAAATTGTATGTAtttcaaatatgtatattaactAATAGAAATATTATCTGGTTACCTTTGTGAAAGTAAGAAAGTTAGCACTTACAAAGgttatctcttttttttcagtgtctTCGCAGCCAAAGATGGGGGATggactggagctggagctgtaggtggaactggagctgtagctgtagctggagctggagagaAGGCTGGACAGCAGAATGATGGCGCTGGTGCGAAAGGGTTGACCCCAACGCAATTGACCACGTGTGCGTGTCCATTTGGGGGCGGTCAGCCTTAGCCTCGCTGTtgtgtatttttcttttttggacTGAAGGGTGGGGCGAAATCcttttatcatttaaatggCATATGGCAAAAggcagtttttatttttataatccCAGCGACCAAGCAGCCAAGGAGGAGAAGGGCTCCAAAACCCCGACAAGACATCACGGAAGTGGCGATGTCGGGAACAAATCACACGAAATTTGTAAATGTCCATTGTCAAGCGGTTGCCGTCGTCTcaccttctttttttttaccaccACCCACGCCAATTTCTTCGTGCTCAGtccatttattaatttgcctcGAATAACTTTGCAGCCCCCTGCGAGGCGAACGTAATCCCTTCTCAGGCACTCACCCCGTGGATTTTGCGTTTTTTCAATAAGGCGAAAGGAACAATTTGCCGCACAGCAGGTGGAAATTGCCAACAGCCAACGGCCAACAACCGGATTGCGGGTGGAAGTAGGTGGTCGAGGATGTGGGAGGATGTGGAAGGATGTGGGAGGACTAGCCACCCGTGGCGAGGATTTTGTGTCACTTTCTGGCGTAATTTTAGACCGACTTTGATTGGCGACCATTAAAAATTTCGCTCGTGTCCCGCCAGTCATGTGATTGATGGCCCGAACGTGATCCATACCCAATAAGCAACTAAagttttatgaattttaatgaaaagttACGGCCAGCTGGCAACGGCGGTAGTGGACATATTTTACTAAGGATTACAGAGTGACGATGGACTTTGGTTTTCACTCTCATTTTTTATGTCTGTTTCTCTATTGGTTTAGAGAAACTTACTTTTCTCAGACTTTTATTACAACTCAATACTGATTATTAATATGAAACCAACTTATTTAAAAGCGCTTTTGATAAGTAGACCAGTATTGTGATTAAGATTTCCTTATCACATTTGGTGTTTGgatgaaaagtatgctatacaAATCTCAGCATGGTGAGTTAGtggcaattgcaatttactTGAACATACTTTGGGGCAACTCAAAGTCTTGTATCTTTGCATACGGTGCAGGGTGCATCCacttattttaataaagaatATCCAATTAGTTTCGTTTACTCAACCGAACGGGAATTTACGTTTAGCTAATGACAGGCATTAAGTTCGCCAATCGTAAATCAAAATCTGCGCCCACTTTGTGTAACCCAAAACATTGTCAATGGTCCGTATGATGTGCTAACCCTTCCAGCCCTTTCAAAATTACAGCactaaaatatcaaaacagatGCGGCAACAGACACAGGACATCCTTGTCATGTTCGTGTGTTGGAGTCCTTCCAGTCCTGCCACCTTCTTTGACATCGCCCTGACTAATGATGTGCCAACAAATTTAACGCAACCGGTTACCCGCTCACAGATAACACCCATAACTGACTTGACTTGACTCGACTCTTGACTCAATAAAAAAGATGACAAAGCCGCCCAATTCACTTAACAAATTTGACAATGGAAATCATATGTCATCATTATTAACAGTGAGATGATTCCATTTTCCGGCACAACGGCCGCACATATGGCCCGCTTCCACTCCGTGAAACTAAGCGGATAATTTCGAAATAATATCATAATCATAAGCGCAGAGGGGTTGAATGTGCGACAAATCCGAATttcaaaatccaaaaaaaccaccaccaccacctcggATTTTGGATGGGTGGTGCGTAAGTCAACCTGCTGGCTGCGTTCAAAGCTGCgcacttccatttccacacCTTCCGGAATGGGCTCTAAAATCTCCACAATGAAAAGGGGAATTATGGTAAgcgagaaatgaaaatgaaaatatgtcAAAAGGACAGCTTCAACATTCCCcctttttgcatattaaattaaaataatgcaattttgaAACGCTTTCGAGATCTCTTGTGGCGATGCTGTTGTTTACATTGTACGGCAATAAAGGAGCGAACTCCGGGTCCGGAAATAAAAGGGCACAGCCACAGAGACAGCCGGACGGAACGACACCCCATAAGTCGCACATAAAACAAAGCAATTGGAAAATTATGCACTTGTCCTTTAGCCACCGCCTCATCATCTCCATCGCCGCCCAGAAGTATGCTTTTAATAATCAGCAAAGTGTTCCGGATAACTGAGGGTTGGCCAACCAACCttcctttcgtccttttcgAATGGAGAAGGGGCgttgggtgtgggtgtgggcgtggttgGTCTGGACCCGGGGGCAGTTTGCCATTTGGGCTGgcacatttgcataaaatgggaaaatatgtGAGTGCGcattaaaatgtacaaaaagtGAGCAAAGTTCCGGCTTAAGGGCGTTGTGAAAAGGGGAAAGGCATTCGACGCCAGAGATTAGATAAGGTGCGAGAAGATGACTTTTGGGTCTTGAGGGAGACACCTTCTCTATGAGATTAGGTGTTTTTGGCTCTCAGTTAACTATTAGTAAACTAACTGATAGTTTGCTTACTTCATTAGTACAGTGAAAACTATATCTAATAGTAGTAACTTGATTATtgtacttttatatattttaaaattcagtAGAACTAGCAAATAAAGTAGAACTACCGAAGTCAGAGGAAATGTGGCTCAGATGATTGAGTTTTCATAATGCCCGTCATTAGATGCAATTTTTAAAGCCATCtgggatatacatatacacatttGGCTTATGAACAGTTTTTTGCGGACCTCTCGAATCGACCTATCATTTGATTAGCTTAAGGTCTGAAATTATTCCATTAGGACATTTGGCCTGCGGCCAAAACATGACGAGCGGGAATGGAAGCGGAAACCGCCCCAAATCTACACTTGCTGCAATTCCCAAATGTCTACTTTTCAATGCGCTTAGCATTTTTAAGctgcttttaataaattcgacacaaaattgaattttcataaCGGTCTGTCCTCGCTGTCCTGGCACTTGTCCTTTTGACACCATCCCTTATCCTTGGAAGGGGAATCTAGAAATCTGGAAATGGGAACGGGCAACGTGTGCGACACTCACTTAAAAAGTGATTCATGGACACAGTCACCCCGGTAAGTGTGTTAACAGCAAGGACCTGGGGCAATTTTCAGCCTGCCTTCaacttttgtgtttgtttttcgggAACTGCttcaaaaacatatttaagcATCAAAAAAGTTTGCTTTTTGAAATGAAAGTCCAGTTTTATGAGATGGGATGCGTTTATAAACTACAATTTTTACCTACACTTCTCAgcttacaacattttttttatatttaaccaAAATGAATGATATTCAAGCAatggatttatttaaaacaattttcgaaACAAATGTTGCAATTACTTGGCCCATCTCTTGGATATAACATagctaattaaaagcaatgtacatacatatatcgtcTTTGGTTTATCAACCCAGAAAATGGGCCTCTGAAAACGTACTTAAACTTTATGCTTTTTAAAGCCAACTACTTCATTTGCCTATCTTGGAGAAACCGCAACGCAATTTCTGCGCATAAATTGAAAGCTTTGCTGGCGATGAGTGCGCATTGAATATGATATGCTTGCCTACATATATTATTCAtgtgaataataaatatgtaaacgctCCGATTTCCACCTTGCCTTCGGGGGTTTTATCGCAGTTCAACCGCTTTTGGGGTTTCGTGTCTAAGTGGGCGGGGTCAAGGGGCGGTTGTAAATTTATGCATTCAAGTCATAAACGGGGGGCAAcctttcaacatttttattgttatttctcATAATCAAGTGGCGACAGAAACGTGCGCCCGGGAAATGCGTGAGTGCGGCATTTACAGGAAAAGcgataaaattatgaaaattttatGTCGCACAGCGACAGCGTgaatggagctggagttggagctggaggcCCTGGCATATATGGAGCGAACTCAATGAACATGTCATAAGCGGGGCTcgatcccattcccattcccattgccactccatacccatacccatactcaTATACCCGTACCaaatcccatttccattcccactCCGCAACTGAACACGTTCGACGACAGTTGGACTTGTTGTTCCAGGAATCACAGCTCGACACACGCGTGCCACAAATTGTGGCCGAGATGGTAGCTACACTGCGGAAAATACCTTACATTGAAGTGGCAATGGGTGGATATGTATAAGTGGggtatttataaaatgaatgTTTTCAACATTCATGATTAGTAGGTATCAACTGCTAGTTCTTGATTAAACGACCTTGAACGATTTTCCCTTTCAATTCACCTAACGATGCATTTCTCAGTGCAGAAGGTGGACGGCCAAAGGGCTCATTTGTCTCGTAAAGGAAAATATGATGGCGACTATCGCTACCCGTAAATCACAAGGAAGGCAATGGGGGAGCATTAAAATGACAATGCCGtacgaaaaattaaaatgaaattacatAAACCAAAAAAGTCACtcagaaacaaataaaaagtgccaGCTCCAATACATAATTAAACTTCAGAGGCCAAAGTAAGCCAATGCACGAGGTATTGGGCTCAACACTACAACACCTAGCTGAAATTCCTTAATCGAATTTGCATTAAGCGATGAGCAGCTAATAATCTGTAAACCGAATTAAAAACAGCTCCCGGGGCGTTCAAATGAAAAACGCAAAGCAGAACCGCCGACCCCAAGGGTCGAGTCAggaaaaatggagaaaaaattaaaaaaaataaaagaaatgccaaaaagaTTAGCCCGACAGTGGGGGGGAAAGGCTCCAGAGTGGGCTGGAAAATATTTCCGGCAAATTAAAGCTAATGAAAGTGCCCTCCTCCACTCCAAGTCCTTCAAGTCCTCCAAGTCCTCCAAGTCAGTCACCTTAAGAAAAACTGACAGCCATAATTCATGACCCGACTGCCACTGTAACTGGGTGGTGGTAACGCCCACTTCGCCGCCCCCTTTGGAGTACGCTGAAAAATTCACGACCCTCCTCACCCCAAACGAAGGGGgctaatgataatgataacaAACATGCCTCAAGTTCTCGAGTCAGAAACTTTTTGACAAGCCGCCCTCCATCGGCCATCCGACAGGACCTTCGCAGGatatatttccatataattcatccccatccatccattttGAAAATGTGAATTCTTGCGCATCATCATTGTTTGATTGCTCGtgctttatatatgtatactcgtatacacaaactttatttttcattttgcttaGCATTTTGGGGGCGCAACTTCGGTGGATGGCAGACGACTTTTCATTTTCTCGCTGGAAAATCGCTTGATAAATTTGGGTCGAAATCGTTATAAGCGTTGTGCTCCATCGCAGGCCCATTAATTTTTCGCCTCCTGCCTTCGAAAGGTACAAGTACAATGCAATAATGTACAAATGCTTGTACATCTCAAGTTTCAACTTAATAAATGTAGCCAATGAGCAACGGAACCAAATTGATGATGCCAaagtttatttgctttgtgttCGAGGCTATGAAAATGCAGTGTTTGAATAAGGCaacacataaatatatcaGGGAAATTCTTTATAAattgatattatattttaaagtgaTATATGCCTACTTCCGCTGACTTATCCGCATCCACATTAACCAACCGAatcgatttttaattgattccTTTTCGGTTTCATTTCGCAATCGAGTCCATATTACATAAATCAACTGGCAATCaagccaaaataaattattaattaataagtgAGTGCACAAATCGAGCGAGCGACTCAAAATTCGAAACGCGACCAAACGAACCGAACTGCGCTGCATCGAATAAGGCCTGAAAAAAagcctaattaaaaattagtgcagtttttaattaagaGAAATACGAAAATGAGACTTCATAACCAGT
This genomic stretch from Drosophila teissieri strain GT53w chromosome 2L, Prin_Dtei_1.1, whole genome shotgun sequence harbors:
- the LOC122611882 gene encoding uncharacterized protein LOC122611882, which gives rise to MGHKTILDLNHYGFYELLKQIKKNCEQINPHETLEEIKYRDFINFIRSCKQFQVLFYMWDKVLYRRLFIPYLTFASDVYIDFDELYTRLNSFTPKIKETYYRSVYLAIQENENLKTVELKYHAEKYYSEHMEVFSFVMNELRKKKSIEVLKLDNPVYTIDDLSGFGNLIELILHARVDVEEFCRCCSNNRNLRKLTVLSNDLMGGRLANIAQYCSQVRRFEFEMKPDCDASEYAPLAKMSMLEQLKISGVHEPGTLKPLFQALANRQSKAFTILSIDNALLNFEDTTALSQIELLRDLRCGFVDPQTYVQNS
- the LOC122626660 gene encoding uncharacterized protein LOC122626660; translated protein: MLSTVEHEEKTLMTRIPDHIFQELMPSYFKGSKAVAYHLDRQRLVIELPREVYSLKAIFDPMPEGYIHALQELVITYRYLDIEEVKSITQIVSLRKLRCGFRHAISFSHVRSLTNLECLKVKSYPQFTDIYDHLVASLQECHNLQSIDLHFNARVQLISCDFVERAIQALKLARDPKVQSPLRLSCFVSLVFLEPNAFIDEEFLSLSINRLQKDEDLWIYYETRPHD